From the Rhodococcus sp. NBC_00297 genome, one window contains:
- a CDS encoding AMP-binding protein: protein MTGLHPRGVLDAPPSSALQSGVVAAIDAVARRNPSSLALVSPADSITYGELAVAARNRGAALRRAHAGDRVPLAVLADGSVDAVTSVLAVLASGHPLFAVDAELPDVLRAHACAAVGAVPAASVTFDARRDAVVDHEGVWWESPAWDQGLTEAGRPTALDTWRPALVALGPGTTGRVTVTHEELAASVSDLAVRAGLAPGTLFDLSHPSASVAGLVGLLAGLVTGCTVSAPGRGFPAAV, encoded by the coding sequence ATGACCGGTCTCCACCCGCGCGGCGTGCTCGACGCACCGCCGTCGTCGGCGCTCCAGAGCGGTGTCGTCGCCGCGATCGACGCGGTGGCGCGGCGGAACCCGTCGAGTCTCGCGCTGGTCTCACCCGCCGACTCGATCACCTACGGCGAGCTCGCCGTGGCCGCCAGAAACCGCGGAGCCGCGCTGCGCCGTGCCCACGCCGGCGACCGCGTCCCGCTCGCCGTACTCGCCGACGGCTCGGTCGACGCGGTCACCTCCGTCCTGGCCGTCCTCGCCTCCGGACATCCCCTGTTCGCCGTCGACGCCGAACTTCCCGACGTGCTCCGCGCGCACGCCTGCGCGGCCGTCGGTGCCGTACCGGCCGCGTCGGTGACGTTCGATGCTCGTCGCGACGCCGTCGTGGATCACGAGGGTGTCTGGTGGGAGTCGCCCGCCTGGGATCAGGGTCTCACCGAAGCCGGCCGGCCCACCGCACTCGACACCTGGCGGCCCGCCCTCGTCGCGCTCGGTCCGGGCACGACCGGACGCGTCACCGTCACGCACGAGGAGTTGGCCGCGTCGGTGTCCGATCTCGCCGTCCGTGCGGGTCTCGCGCCGGGCACTCTCTTCGACCTGTCCCACCCGTCGGCCTCGGTCGCGGGTCTCGTCGGACTTCTGGCCGGTCTGGTCACCGGCTGCACCGTCAGCGCGCCCGGACGGGGATTTCCCGCGGCGGTGTGA
- a CDS encoding IclR family transcriptional regulator: MASSEISVSDTSGTDDGDDAGRAVTRGTAVQSVDRALEVLEIVARLGTAGVTAIADELGVHKSTVSRLLGVLDARGFVEQVGERGKYRLGFTIVRLAGSATAERDLAKAAQGICDMLAEKVGETTNLAVLDEDRAVNIVKARSESEVALRTWVGQGSPVHATSSGKILLSGLSRDEVRRRLPSRLDSFTETTVTSSTALEQELEAVRSRGWASVREELEIGLNAVSAPVRDHTGDVVAALSVSGPAYRLEPDDFASVAADAMSAALEISRKLGYGGD, from the coding sequence ATGGCTTCTTCCGAGATCTCCGTGTCCGACACGTCCGGCACCGACGACGGCGACGACGCGGGGAGAGCGGTGACGCGCGGTACCGCGGTGCAGTCGGTCGACCGCGCTCTCGAGGTCCTCGAGATCGTCGCTCGACTCGGGACGGCCGGTGTCACGGCCATCGCCGACGAACTCGGGGTGCACAAGTCCACCGTCTCGCGGCTGCTGGGGGTGTTGGACGCCCGCGGCTTCGTGGAGCAGGTGGGTGAACGGGGCAAGTACCGGCTGGGGTTCACCATCGTCCGCCTCGCCGGGTCCGCGACGGCCGAACGCGACCTCGCGAAGGCAGCGCAGGGCATCTGCGACATGTTGGCCGAGAAGGTGGGGGAGACCACCAACCTCGCGGTGCTCGACGAGGACCGCGCCGTGAACATCGTCAAGGCTCGGTCCGAGTCCGAGGTCGCGCTGCGTACGTGGGTGGGCCAGGGCAGCCCGGTCCACGCCACGTCGAGCGGGAAGATCCTCCTCAGCGGACTGTCGCGGGACGAGGTACGTCGGCGCCTCCCGTCCCGGTTGGACTCCTTCACGGAGACCACGGTGACCTCGTCGACCGCGCTGGAGCAGGAGCTCGAGGCGGTGCGCTCGCGGGGCTGGGCCTCAGTGCGTGAGGAACTCGAGATCGGTCTGAACGCGGTGTCCGCGCCCGTGCGTGACCACACCGGGGACGTCGTGGCTGCGCTCAGCGTCTCGGGTCCGGCCTACCGGCTCGAACCGGACGACTTCGCGTCCGTCGCGGCGGACGCGATGAGTGCGGCCCTCGAGATCAGCCGCAAGCTGGGATACGGCGGCGACTGA
- a CDS encoding DUF294 nucleotidyltransferase-like domain-containing protein, with protein sequence MPTSSPADTLAEFLAGHSPFDSLTRSDLADLAATASTAEYAAGDVVVGPGVDDIDAVWVVWSGSVDLLHPDDVDGAAPLDTIEPGGLFGFSAMLVGLRTTFTATAARPSVVVRLPGPSVRPVFASPAGVTYLARTIAQSFGGRSIASPSPDGAGLSAAPGGTAAALVRRAAATVDADTSIRDAVCLMTERGSSCVVIPTTRGRYGIFTDRDLRTRVVAAGVPVDTRIGSVMTVPAAVVDADRTTTGVLLEMLELGVQHMPVVDVRGGLVGVLESADLLANSTTRSFSLRRHVEAAVSTDALIGVSAGLRPLIVDLWRTGTTAGAASGILSVVVDALVRRAVELAIAASPTPLRGRDLAWLSLGSVGRREAMPSSDVDSALSWSDGLAGREEPLRGLARAVHRTLDACGLPADTNNAIASSPRFARSASAWRAAASGWLDDPLGDRGIVMSSLLVDGRVVWGDPDLHSVPDAYREMAVEHPEALRLQLRDALATRARVRSVRDVLARRGTTVDLKSHAVSPIVNLARWGGMSVGVACASTPARLTAAAGNGLLSEPDSRVLVDVFERLQHLRFGHQVDCLSDGRTPTDVVALGELTPLERSMVMDAIREIASVQRRVGHVASTVGVPVPRAVRDR encoded by the coding sequence TCGCCGATCTGGCGGCGACGGCGTCCACCGCCGAGTACGCGGCGGGCGACGTCGTGGTCGGACCGGGCGTCGACGACATCGACGCGGTGTGGGTGGTGTGGTCCGGCAGCGTCGACCTGCTGCACCCCGACGACGTCGACGGCGCCGCGCCGCTCGACACGATCGAGCCGGGTGGGCTGTTCGGCTTCTCGGCCATGCTCGTCGGTCTGCGCACGACCTTCACGGCGACGGCGGCGCGGCCGTCGGTCGTCGTGCGCCTGCCGGGTCCGTCCGTGCGACCGGTGTTCGCGAGCCCCGCGGGCGTGACGTACCTGGCTCGCACGATCGCGCAGTCCTTCGGCGGCCGGTCCATCGCCTCACCGAGTCCCGACGGCGCCGGTCTGTCGGCGGCGCCCGGCGGCACCGCGGCCGCCCTCGTGCGTCGTGCGGCGGCGACCGTGGACGCCGACACCTCGATCCGCGACGCGGTCTGCCTGATGACGGAGCGCGGGTCGTCGTGCGTGGTGATCCCGACGACGCGGGGCCGGTACGGCATCTTCACCGATCGAGACCTGCGGACGCGGGTGGTCGCCGCCGGTGTGCCGGTGGACACACGGATCGGATCCGTCATGACAGTGCCCGCGGCCGTGGTGGACGCGGACCGGACGACCACCGGCGTCCTGCTCGAGATGCTCGAGCTCGGCGTGCAACACATGCCGGTCGTCGATGTCCGGGGCGGTCTGGTCGGTGTCCTCGAGAGCGCCGATCTGCTGGCCAACTCGACCACCCGCAGCTTCTCGTTGCGTCGGCACGTCGAGGCAGCCGTGTCCACCGACGCGTTGATCGGGGTGAGTGCGGGTCTGCGTCCGCTGATCGTCGACCTGTGGCGCACCGGGACCACCGCGGGGGCCGCGTCCGGGATCCTGTCCGTGGTGGTGGACGCCCTCGTCCGTCGTGCCGTGGAGCTGGCGATCGCGGCATCGCCGACCCCGCTGCGCGGCCGAGATCTCGCGTGGTTGTCGCTGGGAAGCGTCGGACGACGGGAGGCGATGCCGTCGTCCGACGTCGACAGCGCGTTGTCGTGGAGCGACGGCCTCGCCGGCCGAGAGGAGCCGCTCCGCGGCCTCGCCCGCGCCGTGCACCGCACGCTCGACGCCTGTGGACTGCCCGCCGACACCAACAACGCGATCGCGTCCAGCCCCCGCTTCGCCCGATCGGCCTCCGCGTGGCGCGCGGCCGCGAGCGGCTGGCTCGACGACCCCCTGGGCGATCGCGGCATCGTCATGTCCTCGCTCCTGGTCGACGGCCGGGTGGTGTGGGGCGATCCCGATCTCCACTCGGTTCCGGACGCGTACCGCGAGATGGCCGTCGAGCATCCCGAGGCGCTGCGGCTCCAGCTCCGTGATGCGCTGGCCACCCGAGCACGGGTGCGGTCGGTGCGGGACGTGCTCGCGCGGCGCGGTACGACGGTGGATCTCAAGTCGCACGCGGTGTCGCCGATCGTGAACCTGGCGCGGTGGGGCGGTATGAGTGTCGGCGTCGCCTGCGCGTCGACACCCGCCCGGCTGACCGCGGCGGCGGGCAACGGATTGCTGTCGGAACCGGACTCACGCGTGCTCGTCGACGTGTTCGAGCGGCTGCAGCACCTGCGTTTCGGCCATCAGGTGGACTGCCTGAGCGACGGGCGCACCCCGACGGACGTCGTGGCCCTCGGTGAGCTGACACCCCTCGAGCGCAGCATGGTGATGGACGCGATCCGGGAGATCGCGTCGGTCCAGCGCAGGGTGGGCCACGTGGCGTCCACCGTCGGTGTCCCCGTGCCCCGCGCGGTGCGCGACCGCTGA